A stretch of Rhinopithecus roxellana isolate Shanxi Qingling chromosome 12, ASM756505v1, whole genome shotgun sequence DNA encodes these proteins:
- the MYSM1 gene encoding histone H2A deubiquitinase MYSM1 isoform X4, whose amino-acid sequence MAAEEADVDIEGDVVAAAGTQPGSDKNTASVLQKDHYLDSSWRTENGLIAKFGRRWTKISKLIGSRTVLQVKSYARQYFKNKVKCGLEKETPNQKNGHNLQVKNEDKGTKAWTPSCLRGRADPNLNAVKIEKLSDDEEVDITDEADELSSQAPQNNSSSDLLLDFPNSKMHETNQEFIASDSQEALFSKPSRDSLQNEKQNETLSSSEITLWTEKQSNSDKQSIELNDQKFNELIKNCNKQDGRGIIVDARQLPSPEPCEIQKDLNDNGMLFHSSCQMVEESHEEEELKPPEQEIEIDRSIIQEEEKQAIPEFFEGRQAKTPERYLKIRNYILDQWEICKPKYLNKTSVRPGLKNCGDVNCIGRIHTYLELIGAINFGCEQAVYNRPQTVDKVRIRDRKDAVEAYQLAQRLQSMRTRRRRVRDPWGNWCDAKDLEGQTFEHLSAEELAKRREEEKSRPVKSLKVPRPTKSSFDPFQLIPCNFFSEEKQEPFQVKVASEALLIMDLHAHVSMAEVIGLLGGRYSEVDKVVEVCAAEPCNSLSTGLQCEMDPVSQTQASETLAVRGYSVIGWYHSHPAFDPNPSLRDIDTQAKYQSYFSRGGAKFIGMIVSPYNRNNPLPYSQITCLVISEEISPDGSYRLPYKFEVQQMLEEPQWGLVFEKTRWIIEKYRLSHSSVPMDKIFRRDSDLTCLQKLLECMRKTLSKVTNCFMAEEFLTEIENLFLSNYKSNQENGVTEENCTKELLM is encoded by the exons GCTAAATTTGGCCGAAGATGGACCAAAATTTCAAAGCTAATTGGAAGCCGCACTGTTTTACAAGTGAAGAGCTATGCAcgacagtattttaaaaataag GTCAAATGCGGTCTGGAGAAAGAAACACCCAATCAGAAGAACGGCCATAATCTTCaagttaaaaatgaagataaagggACAAAGGCATGGACACCATCATGTTTAAGGGGACGTGCTGATCCCAATTTGAATGCTGTAAAAATTGAAAAGTTATCTGATGATGAAGAAGTAGACATCACAGATGAGGCGGACGAGTTGTCTTCTCAAGCACCCCAAAATAATTCTAGCAGTGATCTCTTGTTAGACTTTCCTAATAGTAAAATGCATGAAACCAATCAAGAATTTATTGCTTCTGACAGCCAGGAAGCTCTCTTTTCCAAGCCTTCCAGGGACTCtcttcaaaatgaaaagcaaaatgaaacacttTCAAGCTCAGAAATTACACTGTGGACTGAGAAACAGAGCAACAGTGACAAACAGTCAATCGAATTAAATGACCAGAAATTTAATGAATTGATTAAAAACTGCAACAAGCAAGATGGAAGGGGAATAATAGTTGATGCCAGGCAGTTGCCTTCTCCAGAGCCTTGTGAAATTCAGAAAGATTTGAATGATAATGGAatgctttttcattcttcttgccAAATGGTAGAGGAAAGCCATGAGGAAGAAGAGCTTAAGCCACCAGAACAGGAAATAGAAATAGATAGAAGTATCattcaagaagaagaaaaacaagcaattcCTGAGTTTTTTGAGGGGCGCCAAGCTAAAACACCAGAACGCTatttgaaaattagaaattacaTTTTGGATCAATG GGAGATATGCAAACCGAAATACTTAAATAAGACCTCAGTACGTCCTGGCCTGAAGAACTGTGGGGATGTTAATTGTATTGGACGGATTCATACATACCTCGAATTGATAGGAGCAATCAATTTTGGatgtg AACAGGCTGTGTATAATAGGCCACAAACAGTTGACAAAGTACGAATCAGAGACAGAAAAGATGCAGTAGAAGCATACCAACTTGCCCAGCGTCTGCAGTCTATG CGTACAAGGCGACGTAGAGTCCGAGACCCATGGGGAAACTGGTGTGACGCAAAGGACTTAGAAGGACAAACGTTTGAG CATCTCTCTGCTGAGGAGTTggcaaaaagaagagaagaggaaaaaagcagACCTGTTAAATCTTTAAAAGTGCCAAGACCAACAAAAAG ctcaTTTGATCCCTTCCAACTGAtaccttgtaatttttttagtgaaGAAAAGCAG GAGCCATTTCAGGTGAAAGTGGCTTCAGAAGCACTTTTAATAATGGATTTG cATGCTCATGTTTCTATGGCAGAAGTGATTGGTCTGTTAGGAGGAAGATACTCAGAAGTTGATAAAGTAGTTGAA GTCTGTGCAGCAGAACCATGTAACAGTCTGAGTACAGGACTACAGTGTGAGATGGATCCTGTATCACAAACACAGGCCTCAGAAACCCTGGCTGTTAGAGGCTACAGTGTTATTGGATGGTATCATTCTCATCCTGCTTTTGATCCTAATCCTTCCTTACGCGATATTGACACACAAGCTAAATACCAG AGTTACTTCTCCAGAGGAGGTGCAAAGTTCATTGGAATGATTGTTAGTCCCTATAATCGAAATAATCCCTTACCATATTCTCAGATTACCTGCCTGGTTATAAGTGAGGAAATTAGCCCAGATGGCTCTTATC GCTTACCTTACAAATTTGAAGTACAGCAGATGTTAGAAGAACCTCAGTGGGGATTAGTATTTGAAAAGACAAGATGGATAATAGAAAAATACAGGCTCTCCCATAG CAGTGTCCCCATGGATAAAATCTTTCGCCGGGATTCTGACCTGACTTGTTTGCAGAAA CTTTTGGAGTGTATGAGGAAGACTCTGAGCAAAGTGACCAATTGCTTTATGGCTGAAGAATTCTTGactgaaatagaaaatttgtTCCTTTCCAATTATAAAAGCAACCAAGAGAATGGAGTAACCGAAGAGAACTGTACAAAGGAATTgttaatgtga